A segment of the Agromyces sp. H17E-10 genome:
CCCGCTCGCGGAGCTCGCCGAGACGTACCCCGTGCTCATCCTCAGCCGGGCATCGGGCGCGGCGCTGAAGCTCCTCGACGAGTCGCCGCTCCCCGTCGCGTACGTGCGGCGGGTCGCCGACCTCGAGCGGGTCATCCATGAACAAGACCTGCACGTCATCCTCTACGTGAACCAGAACGCGAAGAACTTCCAGATGATGCGGTACGGCCGCCGCTGGCATGTGTTCATCAACCACGGCGAGTCCGACAAGATGTACATGACCACGAACCAGTTCAAGGCGTACGACTACGCCCTGATCGCGGGCGACGCGGCGAGGGCCCGGCTCGACAAGGTGCTGTGGGACTACGACTTCGACAAGCGCGCCATCCCGATCGGCCGACCGCAGGCCGACCATTACCTCGATGGCTCGCCGTTGCCGTACACCCCCGACGAGCGCGAGGTCGTGCTCTACGCGCCGACGTGGGAGGGCGACCGCGCGGCCGCCGCGTACGGCTCGATCGCCTCGCACGGCGTCGCGCTCGTCGAGGGGCTGCTCGCCACCGGCCGCCATCGCGTCATCTACCGGCCGCACCCCCGCTCGGGCGTGCTCGACGAGCAGTACGCGACCGCGAACAAGCGCATCATCGCCGCGCTCGAGCAGGCGAACGCCGCAGACCCGGCCGCGCAGCACGTCTTCGACGACGGACCGAAGCTCGGCTGGCAGCTCGCCGCCGCCGACGTCGCGATCGTCGACATCTCGGCGATGGTCTACGATCGGCTCGCCGCCGGCAAGCCGCTGCTCATCACGCGGCCCGTGAACCCGGCGGCGCAGGTCGACACGAGCGGCTACCTGCAGGCGTGCGAGTGGCTCGATGCCGCGGATGCCCCGGCCATGGTCGCCCGGGTCGACGAGGTCGCGCACGACGAGTCGGCGCTCGAACGCCTGAAGTACTGGGTCGAGCGCTATTTCGGCGACACGACGCCCGGGGTCACGACCGCGAGGTTCCACGCCGCCGTCGACCACCTCATGGCCGAGTGGGAGCGCTTCGCCGCGCTGCACGAGGCAGACGGCGAGCTCGACGACCACGACGTCGAGGGCGAGCGGGCCGAGGCCGGCGACGGCGACGAGTCGGACGTCGGCTGACGGGGCGCGCCTCGGTCGCCGACGTACACTGACGACATGGCGCAGCTCATCACCGAAGCCGACCTCGACGACCTCGAACTCCGCGTCTCCGACGGGCCCGGACACCATCTGGCGCAGGCCGAGAAGCTCGAACGATGGGCGGTCGAGGGCGACGGGTTCGTGCTCGGCGACGGCGTCCGCCGGGCGCAGCTGCTCTTCATCGCGGCCGAGCACCTCGAGGCGGCGGGGGAGCTCGAACGGGCGCTCGAGGTGGCGCGACGTGCGATCGCCGCGTCCGATGTCGAGCCCGGGGAGGCCGGCGGCACGCTCGTCGCCCTGCTGCTCGATCTGGGGCGTCGCGACGAGGCGCTCGCCGAGGCCGATCGGCTGCGCGCCGAGCGGATCGAGAACTGGTGGCACCTGCTCTCGGTCGCCGAGGCGTTCGAGCTCGCCGATGAACTCGATCTCGCCGAGCGCTGGTTCGTGATCACCCTGCGCGCCGTCGAACGCGACCCCGAGCACGACGTCGACGACCGCATCACCGCGCTCGCCGGCCGCTACCGGGTGCGGCGCGACGCCGGCAAGGCCGAAGACGTGCTCGACCTCGAGACGCGCGAGCTGGCGACGTTGCTCGGCGTGGAGCTCACGTAGCGGAGGGAACCCCGCCTGGGGCGTCGGCCTCAGGGCCGCCGACGCCGGTGTCGCCGGCCGATGCGCCGCCGTCGCCCTCGCCGGCCCCCGACCGCAGCGACCCCAGCCGCTGGAACGGCCGCTTCGCCGCGCGCCCGAGCGTTCCGGCGACCGTCGCGCCCGTCTGCGCGACCCGCTTGCCGGTCGTGACCAGCAGCGTGTCGTCGCCGACCGGCTCGAGTTCGGCGGGAACGATCGCGGGCGCCTGCCCGAACGCGAGCCGCGACTGCGTGAGCACCCGGCGCCCGAGCACATGATTGCCGACCCCGCCGATCGCGGCGCCGATGCCGAAGGGCAACGCCTTGCCGATGATGCCGGCGCCGCCGCGCACGGCGAACTGCTTCACGAACGTGCGGCGCAGCTGATCGACGACCGTGCCCATGACCGCCTTCGGCAGGCTGTTCGTGATGAGCTCGCCCCAGTACGCGCTCCTCGCGATTCCCGACCCCGTCGCCTGGCCGGCGAACTGCTTGACGAGGTCGGTGCCCTCCGTGCCGAGCATGAGCGTCATGACGAGTGCGCGTGCACGCTCGGGGCTCTCGAGCGGGATGCCGTGCACCTCGGTGACCGACTGGGCGAAGAGTGCCGTCGCCTCGAGGAACCCGGCCGTCTCGACGCCCGACAGGGCGAGCGTGATGCCCGTCGAGATGCCGGGGATGACGGCGGTCGCCCCGACGGCCGCGCCGCCGGTCGTCACGGCCGTGAGATACCGGCGCTCGAGGATGCGCACGAGTTGGTCGGGAGTCGCGCCGGGCGCGCGTCGGCGGATGCTGCGCAGGTGGGCGACCACGACCGGTCGCTGGATCGCGAGCGCGCGGTCGATCGCATGCTCGACGCCGTGCGCGCGTCCCTGATCGACGGTCGGTTGTG
Coding sequences within it:
- a CDS encoding CDP-glycerol glycerophosphotransferase family protein; the protein is MGLRKDARRAVKLAKDIMWSRRAQRSLKAKLAETTPLEPHRYRIGVYFADGKVNLYQLRQWYAPLAELAETYPVLILSRASGAALKLLDESPLPVAYVRRVADLERVIHEQDLHVILYVNQNAKNFQMMRYGRRWHVFINHGESDKMYMTTNQFKAYDYALIAGDAARARLDKVLWDYDFDKRAIPIGRPQADHYLDGSPLPYTPDEREVVLYAPTWEGDRAAAAYGSIASHGVALVEGLLATGRHRVIYRPHPRSGVLDEQYATANKRIIAALEQANAADPAAQHVFDDGPKLGWQLAAADVAIVDISAMVYDRLAAGKPLLITRPVNPAAQVDTSGYLQACEWLDAADAPAMVARVDEVAHDESALERLKYWVERYFGDTTPGVTTARFHAAVDHLMAEWERFAALHEADGELDDHDVEGERAEAGDGDESDVG
- a CDS encoding tetratricopeptide repeat protein; this encodes MAQLITEADLDDLELRVSDGPGHHLAQAEKLERWAVEGDGFVLGDGVRRAQLLFIAAEHLEAAGELERALEVARRAIAASDVEPGEAGGTLVALLLDLGRRDEALAEADRLRAERIENWWHLLSVAEAFELADELDLAERWFVITLRAVERDPEHDVDDRITALAGRYRVRRDAGKAEDVLDLETRELATLLGVELT